A genome region from Flavobacterium sp. CFS9 includes the following:
- a CDS encoding carbohydrate-binding domain-containing protein has protein sequence MGSRSLKCCSNSSKLTSSDKTGELGLTNTRWCAIILVSVPFNFEHRFLSSCGIALSGYNAN, from the coding sequence TTGGGATCGAGATCATTAAAATGCTGCTCTAATTCCTCTAAACTAACATCTTCTGATAAAACAGGTGAATTGGGTCTAACCAATACGCGATGGTGTGCGATAATTTTGGTTTCTGTTCCATTTAATTTTGAACATAGATTTTTGAGTTCCTGTGGAATTGCACTTTCGGGATACAATGCTAATTGA
- a CDS encoding CitMHS family transporter: protein MLTILGFSMIIVFMYLIMTKRLFPLTALILIPILFAIFGGFTADLGSIIMEGVKNIAPTGIMLIFGILFFSIMIDAGLFDPLVNLILKFVKGDPVKIALGTAFLTVLVSLDGDGATTYMIVVAAMLPLYKKLGMNPLVLSCIIMLGGGVMNILPWGGPTARAMTTLKMDASELFMPMIPVMAGGVLWVIFSAFWLGLREKKRIAREGEMNKYLINEEETVIERELKRPGLIWFNLLLTILLLASMMFDVLPLAVSFMIAFCIALIINYPKVDEQQKVLKLHAGNALSVASMIFAAGIFTGILSGTGMMDAMAASMISVVPATWGNAFPVITAVSSAPLTFFLSNDAYYFGILPLITETGLHLGATKLEIGAASLIGQGVHLLSPLVPSTYLLVGLAGVEFSDHVKFTIKWALGSSLAMLITALLIGLITF, encoded by the coding sequence ATGCTTACAATTTTAGGATTCTCAATGATCATTGTATTTATGTACCTGATCATGACCAAACGTTTGTTTCCGTTAACAGCGCTCATACTTATCCCTATACTTTTTGCCATTTTTGGTGGATTTACAGCCGATCTTGGTTCGATAATCATGGAAGGTGTAAAGAATATTGCTCCTACTGGTATCATGCTTATTTTCGGAATACTCTTCTTTAGTATCATGATTGATGCCGGATTATTTGATCCGCTGGTCAATCTGATATTAAAATTTGTAAAAGGCGATCCGGTTAAAATAGCTTTAGGAACAGCCTTCCTAACGGTATTGGTTTCGCTAGATGGTGATGGTGCGACTACCTATATGATCGTTGTAGCCGCAATGTTACCATTATATAAAAAACTGGGAATGAATCCGCTTGTGCTTTCGTGCATTATTATGCTTGGTGGCGGAGTAATGAACATATTACCTTGGGGCGGGCCTACAGCGCGTGCTATGACCACGCTTAAAATGGATGCATCAGAACTGTTTATGCCTATGATACCGGTTATGGCAGGTGGTGTATTATGGGTAATATTTTCAGCATTTTGGCTTGGTCTCCGCGAAAAAAAGAGGATTGCCCGTGAAGGCGAAATGAATAAGTACCTGATAAACGAGGAAGAAACTGTAATAGAGCGCGAACTCAAAAGACCCGGTCTGATATGGTTTAACCTGTTGCTGACGATACTGCTATTGGCTTCAATGATGTTTGATGTATTGCCGCTGGCTGTTTCCTTTATGATTGCATTTTGTATTGCACTGATCATCAATTATCCGAAAGTCGATGAACAGCAAAAAGTACTAAAATTACATGCAGGCAATGCCCTTTCTGTAGCATCGATGATATTTGCGGCAGGTATTTTTACCGGCATACTTTCAGGCACAGGAATGATGGATGCTATGGCAGCTTCTATGATATCCGTAGTGCCTGCTACCTGGGGAAATGCTTTTCCTGTAATAACGGCTGTGAGCAGTGCGCCGTTGACCTTCTTTTTGAGTAACGATGCTTACTATTTTGGGATACTCCCACTGATTACCGAAACGGGATTACATTTAGGAGCAACAAAGCTGGAAATAGGAGCCGCATCGCTTATAGGTCAGGGAGTTCATCTCTTAAGTCCGCTGGTACCTTCTACTTATCTTTTGGTAGGATTGGCAGGCGTTGAGTTTTCTGACCACGTAAAATTTACTATAAAATGGGCACTGGGTTCATCACTTGCGATGCTTATTACGGCACTGCTTATCGGGTTAATAACTTTTTAA
- a CDS encoding LytR/AlgR family response regulator transcription factor yields MKQLQAVGVDDEYLALELIRNYCANNDGVNLLTTFSNPQEAIDFLQHNEVDLLILDINMPDINGIELLQNTPNKPLCIFITAEEQHAAKAFELDVVDYLIKPISFERFEKAITKAKEYHHFIKSKDIAEDYIMFKSDYIVNKVKLDDIFWVEGFGEYLKIVSRYKNHMVLERMAKFEEIHRHLGFIRIHKSYLVLKSHVKSFNSRMVQLRDGRELPIGRTYKDNLKEI; encoded by the coding sequence ATGAAACAATTGCAGGCTGTGGGCGTAGATGACGAATACCTTGCGCTGGAGCTAATAAGAAACTACTGTGCCAATAATGATGGTGTTAACCTGCTTACTACCTTTAGCAATCCACAGGAAGCCATCGATTTTTTACAGCACAATGAAGTGGACTTACTTATCCTTGACATTAATATGCCCGACATCAACGGCATAGAACTGCTGCAAAATACCCCCAACAAACCTCTCTGCATTTTCATAACCGCTGAAGAACAACATGCAGCCAAAGCATTTGAACTTGATGTAGTCGATTATCTTATAAAACCGATCAGTTTTGAACGTTTTGAGAAAGCCATTACAAAGGCCAAAGAATACCACCATTTTATAAAGTCTAAAGATATTGCCGAAGACTATATTATGTTTAAATCGGACTATATTGTAAACAAAGTCAAGCTGGATGATATTTTTTGGGTAGAAGGTTTTGGCGAATACCTCAAAATTGTATCCCGTTATAAAAACCACATGGTATTGGAACGCATGGCAAAATTCGAAGAAATACACCGTCATCTGGGTTTTATCAGAATACATAAGTCGTACTTGGTTTTAAAAAGCCACGTCAAATCATTCAATTCACGCATGGTACAGCTCAGAGATGGCAGGGAGTTACCAATAGGCCGCACGTATAAGGACAATCTTAAAGAGATTTAA
- a CDS encoding DUF2490 domain-containing protein, giving the protein MIFSTKAVAQQDNFNMWLQYTMSAKLSEKYSFTALSQYRAYDLVMDSRLFLVSTYLERKLDHDLYPAVGYMFLVLQPYTSDTDKKLRYENRPFQQLTIKNKIGRTTLLHRYRVEERFLTNPDDFVVRLRYLLSLKIPLGKEGGKNLLYGILKNEIRMNVVKTEQFDSNRITAGLGINVGKQSAIELSFVNQVSPDDTSNYVLAGYRNTFDWSSKTENN; this is encoded by the coding sequence ATGATTTTTTCTACGAAAGCAGTAGCGCAACAAGATAATTTTAACATGTGGCTGCAATATACCATGTCTGCAAAATTAAGTGAAAAGTACAGCTTTACAGCCCTTTCTCAATATCGTGCGTACGATTTAGTAATGGATTCACGTCTATTTTTAGTCTCTACCTACCTTGAAAGAAAGTTAGATCATGATCTTTATCCGGCTGTGGGTTATATGTTTTTGGTACTTCAACCCTATACCAGCGACACCGATAAAAAGCTGCGTTATGAGAACAGACCGTTTCAGCAGTTAACGATCAAAAATAAAATTGGCCGTACTACCTTATTGCATCGGTATCGTGTCGAAGAACGTTTCTTAACCAATCCGGATGATTTTGTGGTGAGGTTGAGGTATCTCCTGTCATTAAAAATTCCGTTGGGCAAAGAAGGAGGGAAGAATTTATTATACGGTATTCTGAAAAATGAAATCAGGATGAATGTAGTAAAGACGGAACAATTTGACAGTAACAGGATCACTGCCGGATTAGGAATTAATGTGGGTAAACAATCAGCCATAGAACTTTCATTTGTCAATCAGGTTAGTCCGGACGATACCAGTAATTATGTGTTGGCGGGCTATAGAAACACCTTTGACTGGTCGTCTAAAACAGAAAATAATTAA
- a CDS encoding sensor histidine kinase, translating to MVLLINIIILLVAFRLLFEQKIIGSLMKKQWTNLIRFQHVLFFVIYTTFLVISTLYFTEMPFALYRILFIMAVNTVLYFVCYAYLVPAYYQTNKYPEYLLYALILFISTTLLRLLVEPEFSQESNEAQDHTLFLISVYSSQSIVILVASFLGISRHKFLIEYDYLDLEVKKNETDLNLMKSKINPHFLLNTLNNIYAGSYSQHGNTTEAILQLSQLLQYVIYETDKKTIAIHKEFEMMKALAGLYQLKYNNTLNIVFDLKDSEVQEQVEVPPSVYFTLFENALKHSGIGADREAYIKVNFDQVDDTLVFRIENSVPYKVPFNNHNGYNGMGLTALKKILTMKYAENYQLFDELLNKTYFSTLKIKL from the coding sequence ATGGTTTTACTAATAAACATCATTATCCTCCTTGTAGCTTTCAGATTACTGTTTGAACAAAAGATTATAGGCAGTCTCATGAAAAAACAATGGACCAACCTGATCAGGTTTCAACACGTTTTATTTTTTGTGATCTACACCACCTTTCTGGTAATTTCAACGCTTTATTTTACCGAAATGCCTTTTGCATTGTATAGAATACTTTTTATTATGGCAGTCAATACGGTATTGTATTTTGTTTGTTATGCTTACTTAGTTCCCGCCTATTACCAAACCAATAAGTACCCTGAATACCTGTTATATGCTCTGATATTATTTATATCTACAACTTTGTTAAGGCTGCTTGTTGAACCTGAATTCTCTCAGGAAAGTAATGAAGCACAAGACCACACCTTGTTTTTAATCAGTGTATACAGTTCGCAGAGTATTGTGATTTTAGTGGCTTCTTTTTTAGGGATCTCTAGACATAAATTCCTGATTGAATATGACTATCTCGACCTTGAGGTAAAAAAGAACGAGACCGACCTCAACCTGATGAAGTCAAAGATAAACCCTCACTTTTTACTCAATACCCTTAACAATATTTACGCAGGCAGTTACAGCCAGCATGGTAATACGACTGAGGCAATACTACAACTGAGCCAGCTGCTGCAATATGTCATATACGAAACTGATAAAAAAACTATTGCGATACACAAAGAGTTCGAAATGATGAAGGCCCTAGCAGGTTTGTACCAGCTCAAGTACAACAACACCCTGAATATCGTATTTGATCTAAAGGATAGTGAAGTACAGGAACAGGTAGAGGTTCCCCCTTCTGTCTATTTTACACTTTTTGAAAATGCACTTAAACATTCCGGTATTGGAGCGGATAGAGAAGCCTATATTAAGGTAAACTTTGATCAGGTTGATGATACGCTGGTATTCCGAATAGAAAATTCTGTACCTTACAAGGTTCCCTTTAATAACCATAATGGATATAACGGAATGGGACTCACTGCTCTGAAAAAAATCCTCACCATGAAATATGCAGAAAATTATCAATTGTTTGACGAATTATTAAATAAGACGTACTTTTCTACTCTCAAAATCAAATTATGA
- a CDS encoding SDR family NAD(P)-dependent oxidoreductase, protein MGQDIALATELYENFKTLKKLIFGFKEALYGHLKQAKAALIINENNPLAQQLGLRYPIAQGPMTRVSDVPAFAQAVAEAGALPFIALSLLKGEQAKTLVLETQKLAGDKTWGVGILGFAPQELREEQTAYILEAKPPVVLIAGGRPAQAKVFEKAGITTFLHVPSPALLDIFLKEGAKNFVFEGRECGGHVGPLSSTVLWEKQIERILKEEHPENISVFFAGGIHDAFSTAFVSVMSATLAARGVKVGVLMGTAYLYTQEAVSTGAIQQEFQQQAMKAKDTVLLETAPGHETRCLNTAFALHFDNEKKKLQALGTDKKQIWEQLEKLNVGRLRIAAKGIDRQGDALIAIPKNQQLDLGMYMIGQVATMHNQVITLESLHHNVAIENQKYIEQAALPEKPSSAEKALDIAIIGMECVFPGAKNLAEYWRNIILGKDCVTEVPEERWNKELYYQPDSNGSDVSHSKWGGFIPKIDFDPLEFGIPPQSLAAIEPTQLLTLLVAKRAMEDAGYGEKQINRENISVIIGAEGGNDLANSYSFRGYYKQVFGELHEEVEKAFPQTTEDSFPGILANVIAGRITNRLDLGGRNFTVDAACASSLAAIDLACQELVLGKSDMVLTGGADLHNGINDYLMFSSTHALSRKGRCATFDSAADGIALGEGVAILVLKRYEDALRDGDRIYSVIKGVGGSSDGKALGLTAPRKIGQVRALERAYDQAGISAATVGLVEAHGTGTVVGDKTELTALTNLFLKSGALPSQTHLGSVKTQIGHTKCAAGLAGLIKATLSVYHGVKPPTLHLQQPNAYYNAHTSPFAFHAKTGLWSEKERYAGISAFGFGGTNFHMVIENHPQKEEAAILQSWSSELFVFRGDHYEAAKIQLEQVKTLLESNDSLSLKDIAYSLAVGSEKPIQLSIVADTAEDLVMKIELLLTGIESKDIFMVNKKDGKTAFLFPGQGSQNIHMARDLFVLFPVLRKIISQYPDLEKVVFPAATFDTAALKKQKETIKDTRLAQPLLGIVDLALAQLLQSFGIVPDMVAGHSYGELPALCFAGVFDEQHLVELSSKRAQSILDAITNGDPGTMVAVNLDADRLKTILDQHQDCYAVNYNSPTQCVVAGSTPAIDKFMEALKNERISAKKLEVACAFHSPLVSKSKDLYANVLKEIPFQEMQIPVWSNTTAALYPNPVSDIKARLTDHLVQPVHFVDEIQAMYADGARIFIEVGPGKVLTGLTKACLNQEELILHVEDNNHNSLTHLLCMLAQYLGTGRTFNLNKLFEDRHPNLIQIDQPDLYQKSPTIWRVNGQAAHPTTGTLPAHGALPIVTPIQMTNSKIIQTPETQPAAEHILQEYLNSMKMLIQAQRDVMLTFLGQQQQLNPIPVYAATVENKTADQLAATVITNDKPIAKVTLQIPSRDIKSLLLTVVCEKTGYPQEMLGMEMDLEADLSIDSIKRVEIIGALRNELGILSSDHENEDTVMEQLAALKTLSGLANWLTEYTGTADSVTTKIESAPIAPVAADKTRVTLAELQTAILDIVSEKTGYPKEMLGLDLDLEADLSIDSIKRMEIISDLKNKIGFGDDKEQADDLMEKLAAIKTLNGLATWISEISTTEPVQSLLTRLRFDLIPTHISEAQNTEILKGKRFAIVPDNGTQTLAIKKILEQHGAITELVQTEQDLTLFDGLIITDIYSSDVKHSIIDHVGLIKKMDLEKAQWIYLISDIPAHLEELKDTRALRHYQGYPGLFKSLAREFEHTSFRLISLNTLQEVEQIAEITLREILTTDQSVEVIYKNNQRHKVEIIPSPMLTALDRAHIELGKKSVVLVLGGGQGITAELVKHMSATYTCTYVLVGRSTDPREVITDSKVLELMESKEEIRSYIIKTGNFGAPAQIEKETLRIFKNNQILRTIRHMEELGNKVVYQSLDVCNEEGLTQLIHDIYEQYGQLDGVIHGAGLLEDKLFKQKTTSSFERVFDTKVKPLRVLAEQLRSDCQFVVLFSSIASVYGNKGQTDYAAANSVLDDYANALNKRLKGKVISINWGPWKGAGMVSSSLESEYERRGISLIPLEEGKELFLNEIKYGTESQVLIMSGKNW, encoded by the coding sequence ATGGGACAAGACATTGCTTTAGCGACAGAACTGTATGAAAATTTTAAAACGCTAAAAAAATTAATTTTTGGTTTTAAAGAAGCCTTATACGGTCATCTGAAACAAGCAAAAGCAGCTCTAATTATTAACGAAAATAACCCATTAGCCCAACAACTTGGCCTGCGCTACCCTATCGCGCAAGGACCGATGACCCGCGTGAGTGATGTTCCGGCATTTGCCCAAGCAGTAGCAGAAGCAGGGGCTTTACCTTTTATAGCACTCTCTTTACTCAAAGGGGAGCAAGCCAAAACATTAGTCTTAGAAACTCAAAAATTGGCCGGTGATAAAACCTGGGGAGTAGGGATATTAGGCTTTGCACCGCAAGAATTACGAGAAGAACAAACCGCCTATATCCTTGAAGCCAAACCTCCGGTAGTACTGATCGCAGGAGGTCGGCCTGCACAAGCTAAAGTATTTGAAAAAGCCGGTATAACCACCTTTTTACACGTCCCGTCCCCTGCTTTATTGGATATTTTCCTGAAAGAAGGCGCCAAAAATTTTGTTTTTGAAGGTCGGGAATGCGGTGGGCATGTTGGCCCGCTCTCCAGTACAGTTCTTTGGGAAAAACAAATCGAACGTATCTTAAAAGAAGAGCATCCGGAAAATATAAGTGTGTTTTTTGCAGGCGGAATTCATGATGCTTTTTCCACCGCCTTTGTATCTGTCATGAGCGCCACTCTCGCTGCCCGTGGTGTAAAGGTAGGTGTATTGATGGGAACAGCCTATTTGTATACACAGGAAGCCGTAAGTACAGGAGCTATTCAGCAAGAGTTTCAGCAGCAAGCTATGAAAGCCAAAGATACCGTCCTGCTGGAAACGGCACCAGGTCATGAAACACGTTGTTTAAATACGGCATTCGCTTTGCATTTTGACAATGAAAAGAAAAAGTTACAAGCTCTTGGAACGGACAAAAAGCAAATTTGGGAACAGCTTGAAAAACTGAACGTAGGACGTCTCCGAATTGCAGCAAAAGGTATTGATAGACAAGGTGATGCACTAATCGCTATTCCTAAAAACCAACAGCTTGATTTAGGCATGTATATGATCGGACAGGTCGCCACCATGCACAATCAGGTAATTACACTGGAATCACTCCATCATAACGTTGCGATCGAAAATCAAAAATACATTGAACAGGCAGCACTACCGGAAAAACCTTCATCAGCCGAAAAAGCATTAGACATCGCTATTATAGGGATGGAATGCGTGTTCCCGGGTGCCAAAAATTTAGCAGAATACTGGCGTAATATCATTCTTGGAAAAGACTGTGTTACCGAAGTACCGGAGGAACGATGGAATAAAGAACTCTATTATCAGCCTGATTCTAATGGTTCGGATGTATCACATTCAAAATGGGGTGGTTTTATTCCAAAAATAGATTTTGATCCGTTAGAATTTGGCATTCCGCCACAATCTCTTGCAGCTATAGAGCCCACTCAGCTTTTAACTTTACTCGTTGCCAAACGTGCAATGGAAGATGCCGGTTATGGTGAAAAACAAATCAACAGAGAAAATATATCGGTTATCATTGGCGCTGAAGGCGGAAATGATCTTGCCAACAGCTACAGTTTCAGAGGTTACTACAAACAGGTTTTTGGAGAGCTACATGAAGAAGTAGAAAAAGCATTCCCACAAACCACCGAGGATTCATTCCCGGGTATATTGGCCAATGTTATTGCCGGCAGAATCACCAACCGTCTGGATCTGGGCGGAAGAAACTTTACCGTAGATGCTGCCTGTGCTTCATCACTGGCTGCTATTGATCTGGCATGTCAGGAACTGGTCTTGGGCAAATCGGATATGGTGCTTACCGGAGGAGCCGATTTACATAATGGTATTAACGATTATCTGATGTTTTCCAGCACACATGCTCTCTCCCGCAAAGGACGCTGTGCTACATTTGACAGTGCTGCCGACGGTATTGCATTGGGCGAAGGGGTCGCTATTTTAGTCTTAAAACGATATGAAGATGCCCTGCGTGATGGTGACCGTATTTATTCGGTTATTAAAGGTGTTGGGGGATCCAGCGACGGTAAAGCCCTTGGTCTTACCGCACCCCGAAAAATAGGTCAGGTACGCGCATTGGAACGTGCCTACGATCAGGCAGGTATCAGTGCCGCTACAGTTGGTTTAGTTGAGGCTCATGGTACCGGAACGGTAGTCGGAGATAAAACGGAACTCACCGCACTCACCAATCTATTTCTCAAATCCGGAGCTTTACCGTCTCAGACCCATCTGGGATCTGTAAAAACCCAAATTGGACACACCAAATGTGCAGCCGGTTTGGCCGGACTTATCAAAGCCACACTGTCTGTGTACCACGGAGTAAAACCTCCTACCCTTCATCTTCAACAGCCTAATGCCTACTACAATGCCCATACTAGTCCTTTTGCTTTTCATGCAAAAACAGGATTATGGTCCGAAAAAGAACGTTATGCCGGTATTAGTGCCTTTGGTTTTGGCGGTACCAATTTTCATATGGTAATCGAAAATCATCCTCAAAAAGAAGAAGCTGCCATCCTACAATCCTGGTCCTCCGAATTATTCGTCTTCCGGGGAGATCATTATGAGGCTGCCAAGATTCAATTGGAACAGGTCAAAACTTTATTGGAAAGCAATGACAGTTTATCTTTAAAAGACATTGCCTACAGCTTGGCCGTGGGTTCAGAAAAACCGATTCAATTGAGCATTGTTGCAGATACAGCCGAGGATCTGGTGATGAAAATCGAACTGCTGCTAACGGGCATTGAAAGCAAAGATATTTTTATGGTCAACAAAAAAGACGGTAAAACTGCATTTTTGTTCCCTGGTCAAGGCAGCCAAAACATTCATATGGCACGAGATCTGTTTGTTCTGTTTCCCGTCCTGCGAAAAATCATATCACAATATCCTGATTTAGAAAAAGTGGTTTTCCCTGCAGCCACATTTGATACAGCTGCATTGAAAAAACAAAAAGAAACCATTAAGGATACCCGTCTGGCACAGCCTCTTTTAGGTATTGTAGATCTTGCCTTAGCGCAATTACTGCAATCATTCGGTATTGTACCGGATATGGTAGCAGGACATAGCTATGGAGAGTTACCGGCTTTATGTTTTGCGGGTGTATTTGATGAACAACATTTGGTTGAACTTAGCAGCAAACGTGCACAATCTATTTTAGATGCCATTACAAATGGTGATCCCGGAACTATGGTAGCCGTAAACCTTGATGCAGATCGCCTGAAAACAATTCTCGACCAGCATCAGGACTGCTATGCTGTCAATTATAATTCACCAACTCAATGCGTTGTTGCCGGAAGTACTCCTGCTATTGACAAATTCATGGAGGCACTTAAAAATGAGCGGATCTCAGCCAAAAAACTGGAAGTCGCCTGTGCTTTTCACAGTCCTTTGGTGAGTAAATCCAAAGATTTGTATGCCAATGTCCTGAAAGAAATTCCTTTTCAGGAAATGCAGATTCCGGTTTGGTCCAACACCACAGCAGCCTTATACCCTAACCCGGTATCTGATATTAAAGCTCGATTGACCGATCACCTGGTTCAACCTGTGCATTTTGTTGACGAAATCCAGGCCATGTATGCCGATGGAGCAAGGATATTTATTGAAGTAGGTCCCGGAAAAGTATTGACCGGATTAACAAAGGCCTGTCTAAATCAAGAGGAACTAATACTACATGTTGAGGATAACAACCATAACAGTCTCACCCATCTCCTTTGTATGTTGGCACAGTACCTTGGAACCGGCCGCACCTTTAATCTAAACAAACTCTTTGAAGACAGACACCCGAATTTAATTCAAATCGATCAACCGGATCTTTATCAAAAAAGCCCAACGATTTGGCGTGTAAACGGACAAGCCGCTCATCCAACCACAGGTACATTACCTGCTCACGGTGCATTACCTATCGTAACTCCTATTCAAATGACAAACTCCAAGATCATCCAGACACCAGAGACACAACCTGCTGCAGAACACATACTACAGGAATATTTAAACAGTATGAAAATGCTGATTCAGGCACAACGCGATGTCATGCTTACCTTCCTGGGACAACAGCAACAGCTAAATCCTATCCCTGTTTATGCTGCTACAGTAGAGAATAAAACGGCTGATCAATTGGCAGCAACCGTAATTACAAACGATAAACCGATAGCTAAAGTAACACTGCAAATACCTTCAAGAGATATCAAATCTTTGTTGTTAACGGTAGTGTGCGAAAAAACCGGCTATCCGCAGGAAATGTTAGGAATGGAAATGGATCTGGAAGCGGACCTCAGCATAGATTCTATCAAAAGAGTCGAAATCATCGGAGCGCTTCGCAATGAGTTGGGTATCCTTAGCAGTGATCATGAAAATGAAGACACCGTAATGGAACAGCTGGCGGCCTTAAAAACTTTAAGCGGACTCGCCAACTGGCTTACGGAATACACAGGTACTGCTGATTCCGTTACAACAAAAATTGAATCAGCGCCTATAGCACCTGTAGCAGCAGATAAAACCAGAGTAACACTTGCAGAACTGCAAACTGCCATTTTGGATATCGTTAGTGAAAAGACCGGTTATCCAAAAGAAATGTTGGGACTGGATCTGGATCTGGAAGCCGATTTAAGCATCGATTCCATTAAACGAATGGAAATCATCAGCGATCTAAAAAACAAAATCGGATTTGGTGACGATAAGGAGCAGGCTGATGATCTTATGGAAAAATTAGCCGCCATAAAAACGCTAAATGGCTTAGCAACCTGGATAAGTGAAATAAGTACAACGGAACCCGTGCAAAGTTTATTGACGCGTTTACGGTTTGATTTAATACCAACCCATATTTCCGAAGCACAAAACACCGAAATCCTTAAAGGGAAACGGTTTGCAATAGTTCCGGACAATGGAACACAAACCTTGGCCATTAAAAAGATATTGGAACAACACGGGGCAATTACTGAATTGGTTCAAACTGAACAAGATCTGACACTCTTTGACGGACTAATTATTACCGATATCTACTCCTCCGATGTGAAGCATAGTATCATCGACCACGTTGGTTTAATTAAGAAGATGGATCTTGAAAAGGCACAATGGATATATTTGATCTCAGATATTCCGGCACATCTTGAAGAGTTGAAAGATACCCGTGCACTGCGTCATTATCAAGGTTATCCCGGTTTATTTAAAAGTTTAGCACGTGAGTTCGAGCACACCAGCTTCAGGCTGATCAGCCTCAATACCTTACAGGAAGTAGAACAAATAGCCGAAATCACTTTACGGGAGATCCTGACAACAGACCAATCCGTTGAAGTAATTTACAAAAACAATCAACGCCATAAAGTCGAAATAATACCTTCGCCTATGTTAACCGCTCTGGATCGGGCACATATCGAATTGGGCAAAAAGTCGGTTGTTTTAGTTCTTGGCGGAGGACAGGGAATTACTGCGGAACTGGTCAAACACATGTCCGCTACTTATACCTGTACCTATGTTCTTGTCGGAAGATCAACTGATCCGAGAGAAGTTATTACTGATTCAAAAGTATTAGAGTTAATGGAATCAAAAGAAGAAATCAGGAGTTACATCATCAAAACTGGTAATTTCGGTGCTCCGGCCCAAATTGAAAAAGAGACGCTGCGTATTTTCAAAAACAATCAAATTCTACGTACCATTCGACACATGGAAGAATTAGGTAACAAAGTAGTTTATCAATCCTTAGATGTTTGTAATGAAGAGGGCCTGACGCAGCTTATCCATGATATTTATGAACAATATGGTCAATTAGATGGTGTCATTCATGGCGCAGGTCTTCTGGAAGACAAACTTTTCAAACAGAAAACTACCAGTTCTTTCGAACGTGTTTTTGATACAAAAGTAAAACCCTTACGTGTGCTGGCGGAACAATTACGCTCAGATTGCCAATTTGTAGTTTTATTTTCAAGCATTGCTTCTGTCTATGGCAACAAAGGACAGACGGATTATGCAGCAGCCAATAGTGTATTGGACGATTATGCCAATGCCTTAAACAAAAGACTGAAAGGAAAAGTAATCTCGATCAACTGGGGGCCATGGAAAGGCGCGGGAATGGTTTCTTCATCCTTGGAAAGTGAGTACGAACGACGCGGAATTTCGCTGATTCCATTAGAAGAAGGGAAAGAACTGTTTCTGAACGAAATCAAGTACGGGACAGAAAGTCAGGTATTAATCATGTCCGGTAAAAATTGGTAA